A region from the Geobacillus vulcani PSS1 genome encodes:
- a CDS encoding MFS transporter: MNRLSSLEAAEKVVYLTIQDFNEKWAGRTLRGFAEAQEALQRIFVLFHKCMTCLVSIFLRGIILNATKFCIATFLSNLGDIIYSVVIAWYIADVLQSGFLMGAVLFSLGLSRFIAGLLCGPVIDRIGAKLFLWLSDIIRAIIVLVLAILLWDHTISFVILIMVSVLFGAIDAFYWSASESIKPRLVATEYLSRLNSQYFTVVRTTIILGPLIAAWMVESISIERSLIAMSILYVFSTFSILFVDCKNSHLENMNDNNDNTSYFSDLRLGFSFLNRQKMIFYLVITMFFVNIGANGVNVLFPFLAKNVSDDAKYLGYIYSSMSMGSLLTGLIFSVKSIHKVELKVIYFSFLLQAAGIAALCFTQNFFITLIFVFVIGLITGFIGVLIPTFVQHSVPIHLLGRVNSIMMAISMLSTPVAQFIFGVSVDYFNIKYLFFIAGALGIVTSLSSLLINERKGAPRETVMVLTVSGAVIFAFRYGTSLFEAA; encoded by the coding sequence ATGAACCGTTTGAGCAGTTTAGAAGCCGCGGAAAAAGTCGTGTATTTGACGATCCAAGATTTTAACGAGAAATGGGCAGGGCGAACGTTACGAGGATTTGCCGAAGCACAGGAAGCGCTTCAACGAATTTTTGTTCTGTTTCACAAGTGCATGACATGCCTAGTCTCAATCTTTTTAAGGGGGATCATTTTGAACGCTACAAAATTTTGCATAGCAACGTTTCTTTCCAACTTGGGGGACATCATATACAGTGTTGTTATAGCTTGGTATATTGCTGACGTTTTACAATCAGGTTTTTTGATGGGAGCAGTTTTATTTTCTCTAGGTTTGTCGAGATTTATTGCTGGGCTTCTTTGCGGACCGGTTATTGATCGAATAGGGGCAAAGTTGTTTCTGTGGTTGTCAGACATAATAAGGGCAATCATTGTGTTAGTTTTAGCTATTCTGTTATGGGATCATACGATCTCTTTTGTCATTCTCATAATGGTCTCCGTTTTGTTTGGAGCGATTGATGCTTTTTATTGGTCAGCCTCAGAATCAATAAAGCCAAGATTAGTCGCTACTGAATATTTAAGTCGTCTCAATAGTCAATACTTCACTGTTGTAAGAACAACGATCATTTTGGGTCCTTTAATCGCCGCTTGGATGGTTGAATCAATCTCAATAGAACGTTCCTTGATCGCCATGTCTATCTTATATGTATTTTCAACTTTTTCCATTTTGTTTGTTGATTGTAAAAATAGTCATCTTGAAAATATGAACGACAATAATGACAACACTTCTTACTTTTCGGATTTACGACTCGGTTTTAGTTTTTTGAATAGACAAAAAATGATTTTTTATTTGGTGATAACTATGTTTTTTGTAAATATTGGAGCAAACGGGGTTAATGTATTGTTCCCTTTTTTGGCTAAAAATGTTAGTGATGATGCTAAGTATTTAGGATATATATATTCATCGATGTCAATGGGAAGTTTGTTAACTGGTTTAATCTTTTCAGTTAAAAGCATTCACAAGGTTGAATTGAAGGTTATATATTTCTCTTTTCTTTTACAAGCTGCTGGTATTGCCGCACTATGTTTCACCCAAAACTTTTTCATTACTCTAATTTTCGTTTTCGTAATTGGTTTAATTACTGGTTTTATAGGAGTCCTTATACCTACTTTTGTTCAACATTCTGTGCCTATTCATTTATTAGGAAGAGTGAATAGTATTATGATGGCAATTTCAATGCTATCAACGCCAGTAGCCCAGTTTATTTTTGGGGTCAGTGTTGATTATTTCAATATAAAATATCTTTTCTTCATTGCAGGTGCTTTGGGGATAGTTACTAGTTTATCTTCTTTATTAATTAATGAGAGAAAAGGTGCGCCAAGAGAAACTGTAATGGTGCTGACGGTTTCGGGCGCGGTGATCTTTGCTTTTCGGTATGGGACCTCTCTTTTCGAAGCGGCATGA
- a CDS encoding carboxylesterase/lipase family protein, translating into MERTVVETRYGRLRGETNEGVSVWKGIPYAKAPVGERRFLPPEPPEAWDGVREATSFGPVVMQPSDPIFSGLLGRMSEPPSEDGLYLNIWSPAADGKKRPVLFWIHGGAFLFGSGSSPWYDGAAFAKHGDAVVVTINYRMNVFGFLHLGDAFGEAYAQAGNLGILDQVAALRWVKENIEAFGGDPDNITIFGESAGAASVGVLLSLPEARGLFRRAILQSGSGSLLLRSSETAMAMTERILERAGVRLGDRDRLLSIPANELLQAAMSLGPGITYGPVIDGHVLRRHPIKALRDGAASGVPILIGVTKDEYHLFTLTDPSWTKLGEKELLDRINREVGPIPDAAIRYYKETADASAPAWQTWLRIMTYRVFVEGMLRTADAQAAQGAEVYMYRFDYETPVFGGQLKACHALELPFVFHNLHQPGVANFVGSRPEREAIANQMHYAWLSFARTGDPNGAHLPEKWPIYTNERKPAFVFSAASHVEDDPFGREREAWMTRA; encoded by the coding sequence ATGGAGCGAACCGTTGTTGAAACAAGGTACGGCCGGTTGCGCGGGGAAACGAATGAAGGCGTTTCCGTTTGGAAAGGAATTCCATACGCGAAAGCGCCGGTCGGTGAGCGCCGGTTTTTGCCGCCGGAGCCGCCTGAGGCATGGGATGGGGTGCGGGAGGCGACATCGTTCGGGCCGGTTGTCATGCAGCCGTCGGATCCGATTTTCAGCGGATTGCTCGGGAGGATGAGCGAGCCGCCGAGCGAGGATGGGCTGTACCTGAACATTTGGTCGCCCGCGGCCGATGGGAAGAAGCGCCCGGTGTTGTTTTGGATTCACGGCGGCGCCTTTTTGTTTGGTTCGGGCTCGTCGCCGTGGTATGATGGCGCGGCGTTTGCGAAACACGGTGATGCCGTTGTCGTGACGATCAACTACCGGATGAATGTGTTCGGCTTTTTGCATCTCGGTGATGCATTTGGCGAAGCGTACGCCCAAGCGGGCAATCTCGGCATTTTGGATCAAGTGGCGGCATTGCGCTGGGTGAAGGAGAACATTGAGGCGTTTGGCGGCGATCCGGACAACATCACGATTTTCGGTGAATCGGCCGGAGCGGCGAGCGTTGGCGTGCTGTTGTCGCTTCCGGAGGCCCGCGGGCTGTTTCGGCGCGCCATTTTGCAAAGCGGGTCGGGTTCGCTTCTTCTTCGTTCATCGGAGACGGCGATGGCCATGACCGAGCGTATTCTCGAGCGCGCCGGCGTCCGTCTAGGCGACCGTGATCGGCTGTTGTCGATTCCAGCCAATGAACTGTTGCAGGCGGCGATGTCGCTTGGCCCAGGAATCACGTACGGCCCGGTGATTGACGGACATGTGCTGCGCCGCCATCCGATCAAAGCGCTCCGCGATGGGGCGGCCAGCGGTGTTCCGATTTTGATTGGCGTGACGAAAGACGAGTACCATTTGTTTACGTTGACCGATCCGTCTTGGACAAAGCTTGGCGAAAAAGAACTGCTTGACCGGATCAACCGTGAAGTCGGGCCGATTCCGGACGCGGCAATCCGCTATTACAAGGAAACGGCGGATGCGTCAGCGCCCGCGTGGCAAACGTGGCTGCGCATCATGACGTACCGCGTTTTTGTCGAGGGGATGCTGCGGACGGCGGATGCCCAGGCGGCGCAGGGGGCCGAGGTGTACATGTATCGGTTTGATTATGAAACGCCGGTGTTCGGCGGACAGCTGAAAGCATGCCATGCGCTTGAGCTGCCGTTTGTGTTTCACAACCTCCATCAGCCCGGCGTCGCCAATTTTGTCGGCAGCCGGCCGGAGCGCGAGGCGATCGCCAATCAAATGCATTACGCTTGGCTTTCGTTCGCCCGCACCGGCGACCCGAACGGCGCGCATTTGCCAGAGAAGTGGCCGATCTATACGAACGAGCGCAAACCGGCGTTTGTCTTTTCGGCTGCGAGCCATGTTGAAGACGATCCGTTTGGCCGCGAGCGGGAAGCGTGGATGACGCGCGCATAA
- the eno gene encoding phosphopyruvate hydratase produces the protein MSAIIDVYAREVLDSRGNPTVEVEVYTEEGGFGRALVPSGASTGEYEAVELRDGDKNRYLGKGVLKAVENVNEVIAPEIIGLEVTDQVAIDRKLIELDGTENKSKLGANAILGVSLAVARAAADELGLPLYQYLGGFNAKTLPVPMMNILNGGAHADNNVDIQEFMIMPVGAESFREALRMGAEIFHSLKAVLKAKGYNTAVGDEGGFAPNLKSNEEALQTIIEAIEKAGYKPGEQVMLAMDVASSELYNKEDGKYHLEGEGVVKTSEEMVAWYEELVSKYPIISIEDGLDENDWEGHKLLTERLGHKVQLVGDDLFVTNTKKLAEGIEKGVGNSILIKVNQIGTLTETFDAIEMAKRAGYTAVISHRSGETEDSTIADIAVATNAGQIKTGAPSRTDRVAKYNQLLRIEDELGHTAIYQGIRSFYNLKK, from the coding sequence ATGTCTGCGATTATCGATGTGTATGCGCGTGAAGTGCTCGATTCGCGCGGCAATCCAACGGTGGAAGTGGAAGTGTATACGGAAGAAGGCGGCTTCGGCCGCGCGCTGGTGCCAAGCGGCGCCTCAACCGGGGAATATGAAGCCGTCGAACTGCGCGACGGCGACAAAAACCGCTACCTCGGCAAAGGGGTGCTAAAAGCAGTCGAAAACGTCAACGAAGTGATCGCGCCGGAAATCATCGGCCTCGAAGTCACCGACCAAGTGGCGATCGACCGGAAGCTGATTGAATTAGACGGCACGGAAAACAAAAGCAAGCTCGGCGCCAACGCCATTTTGGGCGTGTCGCTGGCCGTCGCCCGCGCGGCAGCGGACGAACTGGGTCTGCCGCTGTACCAATACTTGGGCGGCTTTAACGCCAAAACGCTGCCGGTGCCGATGATGAACATTTTAAACGGCGGCGCGCATGCGGACAACAACGTTGACATTCAGGAATTCATGATCATGCCGGTCGGTGCGGAAAGCTTCCGCGAAGCGCTGCGCATGGGGGCGGAAATTTTCCACAGCTTAAAAGCGGTGCTAAAAGCGAAAGGCTACAACACGGCAGTCGGTGACGAAGGCGGCTTCGCCCCGAACTTGAAATCGAACGAAGAAGCGCTGCAAACGATCATCGAAGCGATCGAAAAAGCCGGCTACAAACCGGGCGAACAAGTGATGCTCGCGATGGACGTCGCGTCGTCCGAGCTGTATAACAAAGAAGACGGCAAGTACCATTTGGAAGGCGAAGGCGTCGTCAAAACGTCGGAAGAAATGGTCGCTTGGTATGAAGAGCTCGTGTCGAAATATCCGATCATCTCGATCGAAGACGGGCTCGATGAAAATGACTGGGAAGGCCATAAACTGCTCACCGAGCGGCTCGGCCACAAAGTGCAGCTCGTCGGCGACGATTTGTTTGTGACGAACACGAAAAAATTGGCCGAAGGCATTGAAAAAGGCGTCGGCAACTCAATCTTGATTAAAGTCAACCAAATCGGCACGTTGACCGAAACGTTCGATGCCATCGAAATGGCGAAACGCGCCGGCTACACGGCAGTCATCTCGCACCGCTCCGGCGAAACGGAAGACAGCACGATCGCCGATATCGCGGTGGCGACAAACGCTGGTCAAATTAAAACAGGTGCACCTTCACGTACAGACCGCGTCGCGAAATACAACCAATTGCTTCGCATTGAGGACGAGCTCGGCCACACCGCGATATACCAAGGCATCCGCTCGTTTTACAATTTGAAAAAATAG